A single genomic interval of Pseudorasbora parva isolate DD20220531a chromosome 21, ASM2467924v1, whole genome shotgun sequence harbors:
- the bccip gene encoding protein BCCIP homolog — MASSAKRRAIETGHNPQDSNESSDEGLEDSGDEGSEHSEEEINEEVIVDFEAHTISENDFHGIKTLLQQLFLKSHVNISDLTDIIIQQNHIGSVIRQAEVPEDSDDEGDPDEVFGFISMVNLTERQGVECLEKLKDMIIEQCVNSSSPDVQERFEQLLSGSGHSVGLLLSERFVNVPPQIALPMHKQLQKEMAEAQRTNKPSGKCQFCLMISKTCKPAKKSISGQAQPKEELRFVNDEEEFFYEQATLKFSYSVQDEADSCATGKWSYDDVPMKPLRTVMVIPMDRMGTIIAKMTEYLSV; from the exons ATGGCTTCGTCTGCGAAGCGGCGAGCTATCGAAACAGGTCACAACCCCCAAGACAGCAATGAAAGCTCGGACGAGGGTCTGGAAGACTCTGGGGATGAGGGCAGTGAACATTCAGAAGAAGAAATAAACGAG GAGGTCATCGTGGACTTTGAAGCACACACGATATCTGAAAACGACTTTCATGGCATTAAAACCCTTCTGCAACAG CTGTTCTTGAAATCTCACGTGAACATCTCTGATCTCACTGACATCATCATTCAGCAGAATCACATTGGCAGTGTCATCAGG CAAGCGGAGGTACCGGAGGACAGCGATGATGAGGGCGACCCAGATGAGGTGTTTGGATTCATCAGCATGGTGAACCTCACGGAGAGACAG GGCGTGGAGTGTCTGGAGAAGCTGAAGGACATGATTATAGAGCAGTGTGTGAATTCCAGCTCCCCGGATGTCCAGGAGAGGTTTGAGCAGCTTCTGTCAGGTAGCGGACACTCAGTCGGGCTGCTGCTGAGCGAGAGATTCGTGAACGTCCCGCCACAGATCGCCCTGCCCATGCACAAACAACTCCA GAAGGAAATGGCTGAAGCACAGAGGACCAATAAACCCAGCGGTAAATGCCAGTTCTGCCTGATGATCAGTAAAACCTGTAAACCAGCAAAGAAGAGCATATCCGGTCAAGCTCAACCCAAAGAAGAGCTCCGGTTTGTGAACGACGAGGAGGAGTTCTTCTACGAG CAAGCCACGCTGAAGTTCAGCTACTCCGTTCAGGACGAGGCCGATTCCTGTGCGACGGGAAAGTGGTCGTATGATGACGTACCGATGAAACCGCTCCGCACCGTGATGGTGATCCCGATGGACCGGATGGGAACCATCATTGCTAAAATGACTGAATATCTGAGTGTGTGA